In Nocardioides sp. zg-1228, a single window of DNA contains:
- a CDS encoding ABC transporter ATP-binding protein — MPSDAETTPVTTQGTAQEAVPEAAPLLRITDLEVSYYGTPALHGVDLTVAEGERVALVGESGSGKSTTAAAVIGLLPGGGTVTRGRIEFRGEDVTHADERRLRRLRGRQVGLVPQDPMSNLNPATRVGQQVAETLVAHRLASRREARRRAVELLGEAGIPDAERRSRQYPHEFSGGMRQRVLIAIALACEPDLLIADEPTSALDVTVQRTILDHLETLRAERGASMLLVTHDLGLAADRADRVVVMSEGRIVEQGPARELLRHPQHEYTQRLVAAAPSVASARVAAGAPVGVRTEPRDGSSEQGTGPILAVEHLTKEYHLRGGRGRLTAVDDVSFEVPAGTTTAVVGESGSGKTTVARMVLGLVTPTAGEVRVDGAHVAAARGAKRRAIRRVMQPVFQDPYASLDPMFTVEHIVDEPLRVFGVGDRRTRRARVADLLDHVALPHSVAQRHPNELSGGQRQRVAIARALALNPRLVVCDEAVSALDVLVQDQILTLLADLQRDLGLSYLFITHDLAVVRLVAQDVVVMQQGRLVETGAVDDVFERPSSDYTRELLAAIPGAGVFS, encoded by the coding sequence ATGCCGTCGGACGCTGAGACCACGCCCGTCACCACGCAAGGGACAGCGCAGGAGGCCGTGCCCGAGGCGGCGCCGCTGCTGCGGATCACCGACCTCGAGGTGAGCTACTACGGCACCCCAGCGCTGCACGGCGTCGACCTCACCGTCGCCGAGGGGGAGCGGGTGGCCCTGGTCGGGGAGTCGGGGTCGGGCAAGTCCACGACGGCGGCGGCCGTGATCGGCCTGCTCCCCGGCGGCGGCACCGTGACCCGCGGCCGCATCGAGTTCCGCGGCGAGGACGTCACCCACGCCGACGAACGACGGCTGCGCCGCCTCCGCGGACGACAGGTCGGGCTGGTGCCGCAGGACCCGATGTCCAACCTCAACCCGGCCACCCGGGTGGGCCAGCAGGTCGCCGAGACGCTGGTCGCCCACCGGCTCGCCTCGCGACGAGAGGCCCGCCGTCGCGCGGTGGAGCTGCTCGGCGAGGCGGGCATCCCGGACGCCGAGCGGCGCAGCCGCCAGTACCCGCACGAGTTCTCCGGCGGGATGCGGCAGCGAGTGCTCATCGCCATCGCGCTGGCGTGCGAGCCCGACCTGCTGATCGCCGACGAGCCCACGTCGGCCCTCGACGTGACGGTGCAGCGCACGATCCTCGACCACCTGGAGACGCTGCGGGCCGAGCGCGGCGCGTCCATGCTGCTCGTCACCCACGACCTCGGGCTGGCCGCCGACCGCGCCGACCGGGTCGTGGTGATGTCGGAGGGCCGCATCGTCGAGCAGGGACCGGCACGCGAGCTGCTGCGCCACCCGCAGCACGAGTACACGCAGCGCCTCGTGGCCGCGGCGCCGTCGGTCGCCAGCGCCCGCGTCGCGGCCGGGGCGCCCGTCGGCGTCCGGACCGAACCTCGGGACGGGTCGTCCGAGCAGGGGACCGGGCCGATCCTCGCCGTCGAGCACCTGACGAAGGAGTACCACCTGCGCGGCGGGCGCGGCCGGCTCACCGCCGTCGACGACGTGTCGTTCGAGGTGCCCGCAGGCACCACGACGGCCGTCGTGGGGGAGTCGGGGTCGGGCAAGACCACCGTGGCCCGGATGGTGCTCGGGCTGGTCACGCCGACCGCGGGCGAGGTGCGGGTCGACGGCGCCCACGTGGCCGCGGCCAGGGGAGCGAAGCGGCGGGCGATCCGGCGCGTGATGCAGCCGGTCTTCCAGGACCCGTACGCCTCCCTCGACCCGATGTTCACCGTCGAGCACATCGTCGACGAGCCGCTGCGGGTCTTCGGGGTGGGCGACCGGCGTACGCGGCGGGCCCGGGTGGCCGACCTGCTCGACCACGTCGCGCTGCCGCACTCGGTGGCCCAGCGCCACCCCAACGAGCTCTCCGGCGGCCAGCGGCAGCGCGTGGCGATCGCCCGCGCGCTCGCGCTCAACCCCCGGCTGGTGGTGTGCGACGAGGCGGTGTCGGCGCTCGACGTGCTGGTGCAGGACCAGATCCTCACGCTCCTCGCCGACCTGCAGCGCGACCTCGGGCTCTCCTACCTCTTCATCACCCACGACCTCGCCGTGGTGCGGCTGGTCGCGCAGGACGTGGTGGTGATGCAGCAGGGCCGGCTCGTCGAGACGGGCGCCGTCGACGACGTCTTCGAGCGGCCCTCCTCCGACTACACCCGCGAGCTGCTGGCCGCGATCCCGGGAGCCGGGGTGTTCTCGTGA
- a CDS encoding GntR family transcriptional regulator: MSRRADQVLRALRADIVAGTHPAGTRLTESELCEAYDVSRVPVREALRHLEAEGFVTSVAYAGVRVAHLDSDEAADIFAVRSTIEELTARRAAERCRTHRDDDEVRRFADLLRELVAAGRSGLEAPGRTDLPPLNTRFHLAIAEFAGNASLLGLLRQIGGKVEWLYGMDVAARGEHSWQEHDEIAEAVLAGHPRKAAGLMRQHVHNSLDGYLRRHTR, from the coding sequence GTGAGCAGGCGCGCCGACCAGGTGCTCCGCGCGCTGCGCGCCGACATCGTCGCGGGCACCCACCCGGCGGGGACCCGACTGACCGAGTCGGAGCTGTGCGAGGCGTACGACGTCTCGCGGGTGCCGGTGCGCGAGGCGCTGCGCCACCTCGAGGCGGAGGGCTTCGTCACCAGCGTCGCCTACGCCGGCGTGCGGGTGGCGCACCTCGACAGCGACGAGGCGGCCGACATCTTCGCCGTGCGCAGCACCATCGAGGAGCTGACGGCGCGACGGGCCGCGGAGCGCTGTCGTACCCACCGTGACGACGACGAGGTGCGCCGGTTCGCCGACCTGCTGCGCGAGCTGGTGGCCGCCGGCCGCAGCGGCCTGGAGGCGCCCGGCCGCACCGACCTGCCGCCGCTCAACACCCGGTTCCACCTGGCGATCGCCGAGTTCGCCGGCAACGCCTCGCTGCTCGGGCTGCTGCGCCAGATCGGCGGCAAGGTCGAGTGGCTCTACGGGATGGACGTCGCCGCGCGTGGCGAGCACTCGTGGCAGGAGCACGACGAGATCGCGGAGGCCGTCCTCGCCGGGCACCCGCGCAAGGCGGCCGGGCTGATGCGGCAGCACGTGCACAACTCCCTCGACGGCTACCTGCGACGGCACACGCGATGA
- a CDS encoding YoaK family protein — translation MSGAAGPAGADGLSTAAMLVLSFGTGVLDAATYLGLDQVFTANMTGNVIFVGLGLADAEDVPLLRATVALVGFAMGAILAGTVQRGHHARPNADVVAASLLMACALTVGGSALVLHLVDPGATVFDLLAGALGAAMGAQAVAARRVAVGDVSTVVVTSTLAGLFAEAAWTGGTAGRATTLRRAGAVGTMFGGAVVGAFTLRAGVALPVAISSGLLLVVASTMVVRVVRDRRRDSLDAATG, via the coding sequence ATGAGTGGGGCAGCCGGTCCGGCCGGCGCGGACGGCCTCTCCACGGCGGCGATGCTGGTGCTCTCGTTCGGCACCGGCGTGCTGGACGCCGCCACCTACCTCGGGCTCGACCAGGTCTTCACCGCCAACATGACCGGCAACGTGATCTTCGTCGGCCTCGGGCTCGCCGACGCCGAGGACGTGCCGCTGCTCCGCGCCACCGTCGCGCTCGTGGGCTTCGCGATGGGCGCCATCCTGGCCGGGACCGTGCAGCGCGGGCACCACGCCCGCCCCAACGCCGACGTGGTGGCCGCGAGCCTGCTGATGGCCTGCGCGCTCACGGTCGGTGGCTCCGCACTCGTGCTCCATCTGGTCGACCCCGGCGCGACCGTCTTCGACCTGCTCGCCGGCGCCCTCGGGGCCGCGATGGGCGCCCAGGCCGTCGCGGCCCGTCGCGTCGCGGTGGGCGACGTGTCGACCGTGGTGGTGACGTCGACGCTCGCGGGGTTGTTCGCCGAGGCGGCGTGGACCGGCGGCACCGCGGGACGCGCCACGACCCTGCGCAGGGCCGGGGCGGTGGGCACGATGTTCGGTGGCGCCGTGGTCGGGGCCTTCACGTTGCGGGCCGGGGTGGCTCTCCCGGTGGCGATCTCGTCGGGGCTCCTGCTCGTCGTCGCGTCGACGATGGTCGTACGCGTGGTGCGGGACCGGCGCCGAGACAGCCTCGACGCGGCCACCGGCTGA
- a CDS encoding maleylpyruvate isomerase family mycothiol-dependent enzyme, whose amino-acid sequence MTRDDAWIFAATSENRVRLADLLDALPRSRWSADTLCDGWSVHVVGAHLLQHAYVTFPRFVLAALRRRGDTDATVDHFARQLGRRLGPSEIVGLLRQHASDRVAPPRVGPWGQLAETCVHLRDIARPLGLDADVPGDHWAALLDYYTSPAVAPALVPPGLLDGLSLVPTDLGGSFGDGLPVHGRAEALTMAASGRAVALDDLSGDGLEVLRRRLAPG is encoded by the coding sequence ATGACACGCGATGACGCCTGGATCTTCGCGGCGACCAGTGAGAATCGCGTGCGCCTCGCCGATCTGCTCGACGCCCTCCCCCGCTCCCGGTGGTCGGCCGACACGTTGTGCGACGGGTGGTCGGTGCACGTGGTGGGAGCGCACCTGCTCCAGCACGCCTACGTGACGTTCCCCCGGTTCGTGCTCGCCGCGCTTCGCCGGCGCGGGGACACCGATGCGACGGTCGACCACTTCGCCAGGCAGCTGGGGCGACGGCTCGGACCGTCCGAGATCGTGGGCCTGCTGCGTCAGCATGCCTCCGACCGGGTGGCGCCGCCGCGCGTCGGCCCGTGGGGCCAGCTCGCGGAGACCTGCGTCCACCTGCGCGACATCGCCCGACCGCTGGGCCTGGACGCCGACGTCCCGGGCGACCACTGGGCGGCCCTGCTCGACTACTACACCTCCCCCGCGGTGGCTCCGGCCCTCGTGCCACCGGGCCTGCTCGACGGACTGAGCCTCGTGCCGACCGATCTCGGGGGATCGTTCGGCGACGGTCTCCCGGTCCATGGCCGCGCCGAGGCACTGACGATGGCGGCGTCGGGTCGAGCGGTGGCGCTGGACGACCTCTCCGGGGACGGCCTCGAGGTGCTCCGGCGCCGACTCGCGCCTGGCTGA
- a CDS encoding MarR family winged helix-turn-helix transcriptional regulator, which translates to MSRSELVYDVLRHVRPLVLSSGRVVERRVRREGWTLGMRAVVEALADQGDATVPAIGQLLDLPRQAVQRHVNDLVVRGHVDTHPNPTHRRSVLVRLTDDGLDAFERVRAAEMLELADLADECSSSELLIASRVLAALLRDVRAKAAAA; encoded by the coding sequence ATGAGTCGATCCGAGCTCGTGTACGACGTGCTCCGTCACGTGCGACCGCTGGTCCTCAGCTCCGGGCGGGTCGTGGAGAGGCGGGTGCGGAGGGAGGGCTGGACGCTGGGCATGCGTGCCGTGGTGGAGGCGCTCGCCGATCAGGGCGATGCCACCGTGCCTGCCATCGGGCAGCTGTTGGACCTCCCCCGGCAGGCCGTGCAGCGCCATGTGAACGATCTCGTCGTGCGTGGCCACGTGGACACGCATCCCAACCCGACCCACCGACGGTCCGTGCTGGTGCGCCTCACCGACGACGGGCTCGACGCGTTCGAGCGGGTGCGCGCCGCCGAGATGCTCGAGCTCGCCGACCTTGCGGACGAGTGCAGCAGCTCGGAGCTGCTGATCGCCTCTCGGGTGCTGGCGGCCCTCCTCCGTGACGTCCGGGCGAAGGCCGCCGCGGCATGA
- a CDS encoding calcium-binding protein: MRRTTTLTAAGLLGVALLAPTGAAGAAETCGGRPATIVGAPDTSVLGTVGDDVIVTNGSSRVDAGDGDDVVCVTRPADDPHVTNTRVRAGAGDDVVLVEREGTSSTTDLGPGRDVFHGGDGEDWVKASLDDTVVADRGGDDVTYTIDRGAPVSDVVGTLTAQRTDGWIKVVAPGRRLVIDGPEGVVRLDGRVVTTFDVSPRMLYGVAQRVTLVGTPGFDRLAGAACGTSVLRGRGGDDELVAFVDRATPRAECPHRRVSAFGGAGDDEIIGTAYDDVLRGGPGRDDIRGQGGDDLLLGGPGRDRADGGQGRDRCNAERERRCER; the protein is encoded by the coding sequence ATGCGTCGTACGACGACACTGACCGCTGCGGGCCTGCTCGGCGTCGCCCTGCTCGCTCCGACGGGCGCCGCCGGTGCGGCCGAGACGTGCGGGGGCAGACCGGCGACGATCGTCGGGGCGCCCGACACCTCGGTGCTGGGCACGGTCGGTGACGACGTGATCGTCACCAACGGGTCGAGCCGGGTCGACGCCGGCGACGGTGATGACGTGGTGTGTGTGACGCGTCCCGCCGACGACCCCCACGTGACCAACACGAGGGTCCGGGCAGGCGCGGGCGACGACGTCGTCCTGGTGGAGCGGGAGGGCACCAGCTCGACGACCGACCTCGGCCCGGGGCGCGACGTGTTCCACGGAGGCGACGGCGAGGACTGGGTCAAGGCCAGCCTCGACGACACCGTCGTCGCTGACCGCGGCGGCGACGACGTGACCTACACGATCGACCGCGGCGCACCCGTCTCCGACGTCGTGGGCACGCTGACGGCGCAGCGCACGGACGGCTGGATCAAGGTGGTGGCCCCCGGCCGCCGGCTCGTGATCGACGGCCCGGAGGGCGTGGTCCGCCTCGACGGCCGCGTGGTGACCACCTTCGACGTCTCGCCCCGCATGCTGTACGGCGTCGCGCAGCGGGTCACGCTGGTCGGGACGCCCGGATTCGACCGCCTGGCCGGTGCCGCGTGCGGCACGAGCGTGCTGCGCGGACGGGGCGGCGACGACGAGCTCGTCGCGTTCGTCGACCGTGCGACCCCACGCGCGGAGTGCCCGCACCGCCGGGTGTCCGCGTTCGGCGGCGCCGGCGACGACGAGATCATCGGGACGGCGTACGACGACGTCCTGCGCGGCGGACCCGGCCGCGACGACATCCGGGGCCAGGGCGGCGACGACCTCCTGCTCGGCGGCCCGGGCCGCGACCGGGCCGACGGCGGCCAGGGCCGCGACCGCTGCAACGCCGAGCGGGAGCGGCGCTGCGAGCGCTGA
- a CDS encoding MFS transporter: protein MTSSDNGRGSTRDFQLPLRPLIFLSATAFATVTAELMPASLLLELSRDLEVSRAQAGLVVAAWALTVAATSLPMVRVTRRIKQQVLVPSILLVLSLATLVTASAPTFEVAVAGRVAAAVAHGLFWSLLVPIAAALVPPEKAGRAISVVLAGPSVAGIVGIPLGAAVGSALGWRVSFGALALLLLAAAGVAALLRLPDATRPGQDRAPQASGYRSVVLLSSAGGLILTGHFALYTFVSPLLEDLGHFGSRSRAALLLVFGAAGVVGTLLAGSISDRHPTHAFTWVAVAFALSAFSLRLVAQSTPAAVAAITAWGLLMGLLPPVFQTRLLRSAPPGRETTVSALGITVLNLGIAAGAGMGGVTVAVAGPGALPYAAAAVIGATAAGLIVSAAPMREAPARR from the coding sequence GTGACATCCTCAGACAACGGCCGGGGCTCGACGCGGGACTTCCAGCTCCCGCTGCGTCCCTTGATCTTCCTCTCCGCGACCGCCTTCGCCACGGTGACGGCGGAGCTCATGCCGGCGAGCCTGCTGCTCGAGCTGTCTCGCGATCTGGAGGTGTCGAGGGCTCAAGCAGGACTCGTGGTCGCTGCCTGGGCGCTGACCGTGGCGGCGACGAGCCTCCCGATGGTGCGAGTGACGCGCCGCATCAAGCAGCAGGTGCTGGTGCCATCGATCTTGCTCGTGCTGTCGCTGGCGACGTTGGTGACAGCGTCGGCGCCGACGTTCGAGGTCGCTGTCGCAGGGCGAGTGGCGGCGGCGGTGGCGCACGGCCTGTTCTGGTCCTTGCTGGTGCCGATCGCGGCGGCGCTCGTGCCACCCGAGAAGGCCGGTCGGGCCATCTCGGTCGTCCTGGCCGGACCGTCGGTGGCAGGCATCGTCGGCATTCCGCTCGGTGCGGCGGTTGGATCGGCCCTCGGTTGGCGCGTGTCCTTCGGCGCCCTGGCGCTGCTTCTCCTGGCTGCGGCGGGTGTGGCCGCACTGCTTCGCCTTCCTGACGCCACTCGCCCCGGCCAGGACCGAGCTCCGCAGGCGTCCGGGTACAGGAGTGTCGTGCTGCTCTCGTCGGCAGGAGGGCTGATCCTCACGGGGCACTTCGCGCTGTACACGTTCGTCTCGCCTCTGTTGGAGGACCTCGGGCACTTCGGCTCACGTTCGAGGGCAGCACTTCTGCTCGTGTTCGGGGCGGCCGGGGTCGTGGGCACGCTGCTCGCCGGGTCGATCTCCGATCGCCACCCCACGCACGCCTTCACCTGGGTCGCGGTCGCGTTCGCGCTGAGCGCCTTCTCCCTCCGGCTCGTCGCCCAGAGCACCCCGGCCGCCGTCGCGGCCATCACGGCGTGGGGCCTCCTGATGGGTCTGCTCCCTCCGGTGTTCCAGACCCGATTGCTTCGCTCGGCGCCACCGGGCCGGGAAACGACGGTCAGTGCGCTCGGCATCACCGTGCTGAACCTGGGCATCGCCGCCGGTGCGGGCATGGGCGGCGTCACCGTCGCGGTCGCCGGACCGGGCGCCTTGCCGTACGCCGCGGCGGCCGTCATCGGGGCAACGGCGGCCGGCCTGATCGTCTCGGCGGCGCCCATGCGCGAGGCCCCGGCCCGCCGTTGA
- a CDS encoding MerR family transcriptional regulator: protein MRIGELSQRTQVSVRMLRYYEQQGLLAPGRERNGYRSYTEDDVERATLVSSLIRSGLPTRLIGVLLERSRSVDVGADTEVRALLGEEAERLERRIACLTLSRDAVRDYLRRANGRTLLRTPAGSPPSSG from the coding sequence ATGCGAATCGGAGAGCTCTCCCAGCGCACCCAGGTGTCGGTGCGGATGCTGCGCTACTACGAGCAGCAGGGCTTGCTCGCGCCAGGTCGGGAGCGCAACGGTTACCGCTCCTACACAGAGGACGACGTCGAGCGCGCAACGCTTGTCAGCAGCCTCATCCGTTCTGGCCTTCCTACTCGTCTCATCGGCGTGCTGCTCGAGAGGTCCCGGTCGGTCGACGTCGGGGCCGACACCGAGGTGCGGGCACTCCTCGGCGAGGAGGCCGAGCGGCTCGAACGCCGCATCGCCTGCCTCACGCTCAGCCGGGACGCCGTGCGCGACTACCTGCGGCGGGCCAACGGCAGAACGCTGCTGCGCACCCCGGCTGGTTCACCTCCCTCTTCGGGCTGA
- a CDS encoding MarR family transcriptional regulator: protein MHSMEDKADSRESIPGEVDGARLLDDLVRVEVRLYAVVDARLRSAGGHGLGRLEVLRAVARVPSCRVADVAGQLGITVGAASKAVDRQVRDGLVERLPHPEDGRSSILELTTSGRAALDDLEPLLDRITAEVFAASGVEPAELQRLGRTLRDLRSSLAAL from the coding sequence ATGCATTCCATGGAAGATAAAGCGGATTCCCGGGAATCTATTCCGGGGGAGGTGGACGGGGCGCGGCTGCTCGACGACCTCGTCCGTGTCGAGGTGCGGCTCTACGCGGTCGTCGACGCTCGTCTTCGGTCCGCGGGCGGGCACGGCCTCGGCAGGCTCGAGGTGCTGCGCGCGGTCGCGCGGGTGCCCAGCTGCCGGGTCGCCGACGTGGCCGGCCAGCTCGGCATCACTGTCGGTGCGGCGAGCAAGGCGGTCGATCGCCAGGTCAGGGACGGACTCGTGGAGCGCCTGCCCCACCCCGAGGACGGGCGCTCGTCGATCCTCGAGCTGACCACGTCGGGCCGAGCGGCCCTCGACGACCTCGAGCCGTTGCTCGACCGCATCACTGCTGAGGTCTTCGCGGCCTCAGGCGTCGAGCCGGCCGAGCTGCAGCGCCTGGGACGCACGCTCCGGGATCTGCGCTCCTCCTTGGCGGCCCTCTGA